In Hermetia illucens chromosome 5, iHerIll2.2.curated.20191125, whole genome shotgun sequence, a single window of DNA contains:
- the LOC119658110 gene encoding uncharacterized protein LOC119658110: protein MSDEAMCDVFISAGIFKAKTLGRLYTVHPKQRECFYLRLLLVNVPGPTSFEFLRTVNGRVFNTYQDACRELQLLEDDNHWDLTLADAALTSTPNNIRQLFAIILTTCYPSQAQTLWEKYKNCMTEDILHRIRQTNQCQNIDYTPEMYNEALVLIEDLCVLISNLPLNHYGMPSPNRPATDLVNTDLQRENQYDHGSLATIIMNSEPLLTAEQKIIYDRIMLAVAAEQAVASSGIAATLLDGGRTAHSTFKLPLDVHNKPDAMCKIKKNSGIAAVLRKSSIIIWDECTLTHKYSLEALNRTMQDLNSNNKLFGGAILLLSGDFRQTLPVIPRSTFADEVNACLKQSFLWRSVETLRLTINMRVQLQNDPSAQIFSEQLLDIGNGKIELQPNTQCIKLPDNFCTVVQDKNELIQSIFPDIQNNYLNHEWLSQRAILAAKNVDVDEINFQIQQLLPGDLMSFKSIDTVVDENESPDQSPYGMVNRTDEIFKVELPNVKTQYLPTSSKGLDILPTPEAMNEGQGESAKESLQVKPT, encoded by the exons GCATATTCAAAGCTAAGACATTGGGGAGACTTTACACGGTACATCCAAAGCAACGTGAGTGCTTCTATTTACGTTTGTTATTGGTGAATGTTCCCGGACCAACGTCTTTTGAATTTTTACGAACAGTTAATGGTCGAGTATTCAATACATACCAGGATGCATGTCGTGAACTGCAATTGCTAGAAGACGATAACCATTGGGACTTAACGCTTGCTGATGCTGCGTTGACATCAACACCGAATAACATTCGTCAGTTGTTTGCAATTATTTTGACGACATGTTATCCCTCGCAAGCACAAACTTTGtgggaaaaatataaaaattgtatGACAGAAGACATCTTGCACCGAATTAGACAAACAAATCAATGCCAAAACATAGATTATACACCAGAGATGTACAATGAAGCATTGGTCTTGATCGAGGATTTATGTGTTCTTATTTCAAATTTACCACTTAATCATTATGGTATGCCATCACCTAATCGTCCAGCCACCGACTTAGTCAATACCGATTTACAACGAGAAAATCAATATGACCATGGAAGTTTAGCAACAATTATCATGAACAGTGAACCATTACTGACAGCagaacaaaaaattatttatgatcGGATTatgctggctgttgctgctgaACAAg CAGTAGCATCGTCAGGCATTGCGGCTACTTTACTGGATGGTGGGCGAACAGCACATTCAACATTCAAGCTGCCATTGGACGTTCATAATAAACCAGATGCAATGTGTAAAatcaaaaagaatagtggaataGCTGCAGTGTTGCGGAAGAGTTCTATAATAATTTGGGATGAGTGCACACTGACACACAAATATTCACTTGAAGCATTAAACAGAACTATGCAAGATTTAAACAGCAATAATAAACTTTTCGGTGGTGCTATCTTACTTTTGTCTGGTGACTTCCGGCAGACCTTACCGGTTATACCTCGCTCTACTTTCGCGGATGAGGTTAATGCATGTTTGAAACAATCATTCTTATGGCGAAGTGTTGAAACACTTCGATTGACCATAAATATGCGAGTACAATTGCAAAATGATCCATCAGCACAAATATTTTCCGAACAACTACTAGATATTGGGAACGGTAAAATAGAACTGCAACCAAATACGCAATGCATTAAACTACCAGACAATTTTTGCACTGTTGTTCAGGATAAAAATGAATTGATTCAGAGTATTTTCCCGGATATACAGAATAATTATTTGAATCATGAATGGCTTAGTCAACGGGCGATTTTGGCAGCCAAAAACGTTGATGTTGACGAAATTAACTTCCAGATACAACAGTTGTTACCAGGTGATCTGATGTCTTTTAAATCAATCGATACTGTTgttgatgaaaatgaaagt CCGGATCAGAGTCCATATGGAATGGTTAACAGAACGGACGAAATTTTTAAAGTTGAACTACCAAACGTAAAAACACAATATCTACCGACCAGCTCAAAGGGACTTGACATACTACCAACACCAGAAGCCATGAATGAGGGTCAGGGTGAAAGCGCTAAGGAAAGCCTGCAGGTGAAGCCCACATAA